Within the Thermosynechococcaceae cyanobacterium Okahandja genome, the region AGCTGGCGGTGGACTTCCGTGAGTGCCGCTTCAATCCGTTGGCGCTCTGGCGCTAGGGCATAGTCCGTGTTGGCGGCGTTGACAAAGGCGGAGGTTTTGCCGGTTTGCCCATAGACGTTGGTGGCGCTGAAGTCGGCGGTGGGCATTGGCGCTGCCAGTAGTGCCTCAACGTCAGTGGTGCGCAATTGTTGCCGCAGGAACGAACTGTTGGCGGTGTTTTCCAGCAGGCGGCGGATCAGGTAGGCCATGCCGGGAATGAGGTCGCCGTAGGGACAATAGACCCGTACGGTTTGGCCTGTTTCTGCGAGGGCTTTCGCCAGTTTGTCCGCCATGCCGTAGAGAACTTGGCACTCCATGGCGGTTGGCGGTAGGCGGTAGTGTTGGGCAAGGGCGATCGCCCGCGCTTGGGAGCGGACATTATGGCTGGCAACCGCTGTGCGCAGCACCGTGTAATGGCTGAGCAGGTATTCGAGCACCCGCTCGTAGTTGACATCGGTATCTCCCTTGTGCTGATAGACCGGCAGCGGCCAATGGTGCTGTACGGCCTTAATGTACTCCTGATCCCAGTACGCCCCCTTGACGAGCCGCACCGTCACCGGCGTGCCCCGCCGTTGTGCCCAAGTGACTAATTCCTGCGCATCGTTGTAGCTATCCCGTAGATAGGCTTGTAGGGTTAAGCCCACATCGGCGCGATCGCGAAAGTCTGGTTCGAGCAAAATATCCTTGAGGATGGCCAAGGTAATGTCTTTGTAGGCGTACTGCTCCATATCAAAGTGCAGGCCAACCCCCAATTCTTTAGCGCGGTGCAGCAGGCGACGAATGGGTTCCCCCACCTTGGCACGGCAGCCCTGCACATCTAACGGATCAAACTGGGAGTAAAAGGCCGTTAGCTTGACCGACACCTGGACGGGGTTGATGCCTTCACGCTCCCCAAGGGGACTCAGGTGGGTCATTAGCTCAAGGTAGCGATCGCAGTAGGCCGCCGCCTCCGCCTCCGTAATGACCGCTTCCCCAAGAATATCCATCGTGATGGCCATGCCCTGTTTGCGCAGGCGACCAATGGTTTTGAGAACCTGCTCTGTATTTTCACCAGCAATATACTTGTGGGCAAGGGCCTGTACGGCGGTGGTAAAGGTCGTCGCGGCGGCTTGCGCGGGTAGGGAGTCGGGCTGGGCAAAGTTCAGCAGTTTTTTTAGCCCTTCGGGCAGTTCCACACTGGGGTCGCTTAGGTATTCCTGCAAGTGCCGTGCCACTTCTGCTTTGCTGCTGAGGCTCGGCAGACAGTCAATGAGGCGAAAGAGTTGAACCCGCAGACCCGGGTGCTCCATCGCCCAACCGAGGAGTTTATCTTCAATGCGCATCTGCTCCCGCAGTTGGCTGAAAAAGTTGCGGGACTCTTGGCTGGCGCTCAGGAGTTGGCGAGCGATCGCGATCGTGGCTTCTTCGTATGGACTCAAGGATGACATGGAGGCCTAAAGGGTGAGGAGATGTACGTTTATTGTCCCATGGAGATTGGGGTGAAGGAACCGTTAGTAGTGAATGCGCGGATCAATCCAAGCATTGATGACATCAATAACAATACTAGCGGCAACCACAATCACGGCAAAAAAGACAATAATGCCTTGCACGGTTGGGTAGTCCCGCAGGGCAATGGCTTCGTAGAGACGATTCCCTAGCCCCGGCCACGAAAAGGTGACTTCTGTGAGTACCGCTCCTCCCAAGAGACTGGCAAGGGTGAGGCCCAAGACCGTAATCACGGGAATGAGGGCATTTTTCAGGGCATGATGCACCAGAATCCGTCGCTCGGGGATGCCGCGGGCGCGAGCAGCTTCAACATAGTCGGCCAAGAGGGTTTCTTTGAGGTTAACGCGGACAATGCGCTCAAAAATTCCACTCAGGACAATGGCTAGGGTCACCGCCGGCAATATCAGATGGTAGAGGGCAACGCCAAACTGGTGGAAGTTCAGGTTCAGTAGTGCATCAACGGTATAGAGTCCGGTGGGGCCACTCGGGGGTGTGAGGGTAATTGGGTAGCGGGTACCCAAGGGCAACCACCCTAGTTCAACCGCAAACAGCAGTTGCAGCAGCATTCCCAACCAAAAGAGGGGTAAGGCATAGGTGACAATGCCAAACAATCGCCCGCCCAGATCCCAAGCGGATCCGGCCTTAACGGCGGCCATGCTACCAATGGCCACCCCCAACCCAAAGGCGATCGCCAAACTCAACAGCGCCAGTTCCGCCGTGGCCGGAAAGTGCCGCGCAATAATCGCGGTTACGGCTTCCCCTTGACTGGTGAGGGAGGTTCCTAAATCAAAGTGGCGCAATTGATCAAGGTAAGTGATGTACTGTTGCCACAGGGGTTGCGCTAAGCCCAATTGCTGCCGCAGCGCCTCTTTCACCGCCGCCGGTGCGCGCGGCCCCAACACCGCATCCACCGGATCCCCTGGGGTTGCCCGCAGCAGTAAAAACACGATTGTCACAATTGTCCAGAGCATCAGCGGTGCCAGCAGCAGCCGCACCACTAGGTAGCCTTGGAGGGCGCGCAGTCGAGACATGAGTGTATCTTTGCCCCCTGTGGATACACCCCCGCTATTGGTCTTGGGAGGAGTTGGGCAGCGAGAGGCGATCGCGCTCGAGGGCGGCTAAAAAGCGTTTTTCGACACTGTCAGCAGCAATTTGCAAAATTTGATCGAGGGGGGTCTCGTGCATAAATTTACTGGCAGCAGCAATATACTTGCGGTTAGGACAGCGATCGCCCAGCACACAGCCATTGACACAGGCTTCGGCGCAGTTAATGGTTTCGGGGGTTAAGTCAGTCATGGCGCATGGATGCTCAGAGGAATCTCTCCAAATTTTACCAACCCAAGAACCCCTCCCCCAATTGGCATAGCCCCATGGGCTAGAATCGTACAGATATTAGCCACCCGTTAGCGACCTGTTTGCTTACACTGCTGCCAAGGAGTTCCTATGCGCAAAAAATGGCTCACACTCTTGGTCTTAATTTTGGGGATTATTCCCTTTGTGGCCATTTCCTTGGTGCCGTTGCTCACTAGCGCCTTTACCGCCCCCGCTGAAACCCCAACACCAGTGGCCAGCCCTAACACCACCGATCAAGTTGCCGACTTGCAGGCGCAGGAAAAAGGCTATCAACTGGTTTTAGAACGTGAACCCAACAACGCCACTGCTCTAGAAGGCTTAGTGATGGCGCGCCTCCAACTCATCCAATTGGGCAAAGGCACCATTGCCAGCGTCATTGATCCCCTGAGAAAACTGGCGGCGCAGCGGCCTGAGCAAACGGATTACGCCATCCTCTTGGGGCAAGCCCAGCAGCAAACCGGCGATCGCGAAGGTGCGGCCCAAACCTACCAAAACGTTCTTGCCAAAGCTCCGGGCAACCTCAACGCCCTGCGCGGCCTTGTGGATCTTTACCTACAGGAAAATCGCCCCCAAGCCGCCTTAGGTCTGATTGAAGACACCCTCAAAGGGGCAGAGCAGGCCAACGAAGTGCAACCCGGCAGTGTCGATGTCACCGCTGTACAACTGCTCCTAGGGGATATCTACATTGCCCAAAAACAATTTGACGAAGCCCTGACCCTATTTCAGAATTTGAGTAAAGAAAATCCTGCCGACTTCCGACCCGTGCTGGCGCAGGCCATGACCCTCACGGAGCAGGGCAAAGCCACTGACGCGGCCCCCCTCTACGCCAAAGCGGTTGAACTTGCACCCGCAAAATACAAAGACCAAATCCAGCAGGCCGCCGCCCAAGTGCAGCGTCAAGCGGAGTCTGCCGCCACCTCAACCCAATCTGAAACCGAATCTGAAACGGCACCCTAGGTAAACTGCTGGCTGAGCATCAGGGGGTTGTGAACGGTAATTTTTTTCTTGTGGATTGAAATCATATTTTGATCCCGCAGTTCCCCCAGCAGGCGGGTGACGGTCACCCGGGTCGAACCAATGGCCTCGGCGATCGCCTGATGCGAGAGCTTCAGATCCACCGTCACCCCGGCACTTGTCGGGATGCCAAAATCCCGACACAAAATGAGTAAAAAGCTCACCAAGCGCGATCCCATATCGCGATGGGCAAGGGTTTCAATCATCATCTCGGTTTGCAAAATTCGCGAAGATAACCCTTGAATCATGAACATTGGCAGCGAGGGGTCCTCGTGCATTGCCTTTTCCACCTGTTCAATGGGAACCGCCAAAAGCTCAACATTGGTAAAGGCAACCGCATGGTAAAAGCGATCGGAGCGGGTGCCCGTAATGAGGGATAACACGCCAAACACCGTATTTTCCCGCAGCAGTGCCACGGTAATTTCCTCGCCAGCCTCATAGACGCGGGATAGCTTAACGGCACCTTTGAGCAAAAAATAGACTTTTTCGGCGGGGTCTCCCGGAAAGAAAATGGTCTTTCCCCGCTCATAGGTCTCGGTGGTAGAGGGAAAAAGTCCACTCGCCATATGGCGAAAAACGGTTGCTAAGGGCTGTTCTCTATTCATGACCTGCGGTGGCTGTTTTATCCAAGGTGGTGGTGTGGTTCAGTCCTGTGAGCCTCCCCCGGCACACCATTTCTGCAAACAAGACTGATACGGATGTTTGTGCAACATTCAGCATTGACTGATTAGTTAAACGGATTCAGTAGTACTTTTTTGTATCATTGCACACATTTTCCTGAGAGAATTTAATTGACACACACCCTAGCCTCGGGCATCCCCGCCACACCCCAGCAATTGACACCAATAAATCCCTACGAGCCTCTGTGTTAGGGTTCGTACCACCCTTCCGG harbors:
- a CDS encoding ABC transporter permease; its protein translation is MSRLRALQGYLVVRLLLAPLMLWTIVTIVFLLLRATPGDPVDAVLGPRAPAAVKEALRQQLGLAQPLWQQYITYLDQLRHFDLGTSLTSQGEAVTAIIARHFPATAELALLSLAIAFGLGVAIGSMAAVKAGSAWDLGGRLFGIVTYALPLFWLGMLLQLLFAVELGWLPLGTRYPITLTPPSGPTGLYTVDALLNLNFHQFGVALYHLILPAVTLAIVLSGIFERIVRVNLKETLLADYVEAARARGIPERRILVHHALKNALIPVITVLGLTLASLLGGAVLTEVTFSWPGLGNRLYEAIALRDYPTVQGIIVFFAVIVVAASIVIDVINAWIDPRIHY
- a CDS encoding tetratricopeptide repeat protein, which produces MRKKWLTLLVLILGIIPFVAISLVPLLTSAFTAPAETPTPVASPNTTDQVADLQAQEKGYQLVLEREPNNATALEGLVMARLQLIQLGKGTIASVIDPLRKLAAQRPEQTDYAILLGQAQQQTGDREGAAQTYQNVLAKAPGNLNALRGLVDLYLQENRPQAALGLIEDTLKGAEQANEVQPGSVDVTAVQLLLGDIYIAQKQFDEALTLFQNLSKENPADFRPVLAQAMTLTEQGKATDAAPLYAKAVELAPAKYKDQIQQAAAQVQRQAESAATSTQSETESETAP
- the ntcA gene encoding global nitrogen regulator NtcA; the encoded protein is MNREQPLATVFRHMASGLFPSTTETYERGKTIFFPGDPAEKVYFLLKGAVKLSRVYEAGEEITVALLRENTVFGVLSLITGTRSDRFYHAVAFTNVELLAVPIEQVEKAMHEDPSLPMFMIQGLSSRILQTEMMIETLAHRDMGSRLVSFLLILCRDFGIPTSAGVTVDLKLSHQAIAEAIGSTRVTVTRLLGELRDQNMISIHKKKITVHNPLMLSQQFT